The following proteins come from a genomic window of Hymenobacter canadensis:
- the rpsU gene encoding 30S ribosomal protein S21, whose translation MIIVQIKENESVDRALKRFKKKFERTGVLKELRRRTFFQKPSITNRKQKQKAIYKQVTYGNEANA comes from the coding sequence ATGATCATCGTACAAATCAAGGAAAACGAGTCGGTTGACCGCGCCCTCAAGCGTTTCAAGAAGAAGTTTGAGCGCACGGGCGTTCTGAAAGAGCTGCGTCGTCGCACATTCTTCCAGAAGCCGTCGATCACCAACCGTAAGCAGAAGCAGAAGGCCATCTACAAGCAGGTGACCTA